The genomic stretch atGTTCCCAGTACCCTACaatgatggaaatgcattggctttttgtacagagtttttagagtttgtttgtataaggactcaagaggtcttATGGCTTTTTCTCCAGCCTgtccccaacatgtgatgcaataagacatatgggaaagaatcatagcatgcataaatatcttggctgcgtccaaagagagacagtttctaatatgtctaaaatttgctaaattgtactttatggttttaactatttttttaaacatgtttcttaaagttaaaatttggatccagtgtcacaccaacatatttaaaatcagtgactatgtcaatcctttcacctttgatgagaatatcagtgttAGGAGGTTGaaccatggttttagagaaaaaaaacatatcttttgtcttgtttacatttagactcagacatgattgatcaagcaaatgtgtgatcctttccaatgcaattgttagttTAGCAGCAGccaactcagctgtttttgtatgtgtgtactcaaaagtgtcatctgcatgcataggctaaataatagggaacctaacactgacccttgtggaacacctaTTGTGCATTTCATGTTAATGGACAGCGTCACAAATTTGAACACATCCTATTATATAAATATGAGGACATCCGTgtcagtgctctagatgagaatttaaatttagagagttttgatattaaaacatcatgattgactgtgtcaaatgctttaCTCAGATCTAAAAACACAGCatcaactactcctcctttatcaagtcttgatttaatttgctctgtgtaagtgcaaggtagcattTTCAGTGGAATTATTTgttctaaagccaaattgcatacgatgtagaccaaaattgcttgtatcaAGAAATTTTGCCTGTAGttcaatgacaactttctcagcaaccttagAGTGTACTGGCAGTATAcatattggtctgtagttacctAAAAATAGgtgtgacaatggcacatttccagtcatcagtaaaggagctgtgtttaaaagagttaattaaatgagcaatggGGGGgtgttaaaatatctttgtgtaatttaacaaacatggtgtcaaattggaaagcatctctacatttggagctttttaaggaactgatgattttgtttacttgtaactcattagtctctacTGGCTCGAAAACCtggcctgtagcatctataggaacaatatccagtttccttttcatatttttttttcctagctcatatacagactcaagaaataatacatatatattttattttttgcaggATGGTGAAGCAAAAGCAGTGAAGTGTGCAGCGCtggatttctccacatgaaagtgaaaagagagagtaaaatgaggagagagaacaCACAGTGTGTTTACTCTGATGTTAGATCAGATTACCACAACCAGCAACACCCCTCTCTATAAGCAGAGCAGGACCTTTACACTGCTCCCCAACTCTCTGCAGAGGTCTGTAGCTTAGCTTGTTTTAGAGTTACAGTATAATGTGCACAGACAGCGATAGGAGGAAGTTGAACATCAGTCagaatgtgttttctgaaaagTGTTGTACCCAGCAGATTTCCAGACAGACTGCTCTCAAAAGTTGAGAAAGATTCAGTtcttgagaaaaacaaacaatctcaactgcttttcttttcaacatTCAAATTTCATGAtgcatatttgtttatttaaaactaAAGTGAAACTTGTACACAAACATCAATTTCATGGCAATGATAATAGATGAGCATCATATAAGAAACTTTCCTCATGGCTAATTCATTTCAAACCAACTCTTTCAAGATGAATCTTTTAAAAAGCCAGTTTTGGTGTCATCACAAGCTTGAaacattaaacaacatttaaaagatatAGTATGCCAAAGGCTATTCTAAATGTTTAACTATTAAATGTTCTTATTTTTGCATCatgatgattcattttcttttttgaagtAATAAGATTCAAATATATTAAACAATGATACAAACAGAATGatacacaaaacatatttcatccaaaattaaaaatcattatGTTACAGAGTTCAGAGGTGAAAGGCATGTGCTAGAGCAGCTTAAACTCTATTTTCACAGATAATGTGACAGAAAAAACTTAATATTAGAAACAATCTGGTGTGTGAATTATTCTGACTCCTAAACCCTGACAGTAGTGTAGACACagttttcttctgctgcttttgcaTTTCTTCTCCCTGCTTTGCCAGCTTTCTTCTTGGTAAAGGTTGGTGCAGAATAAACCAATGAGTCCTGATATCTCTGAGGAAATAAATCCCAAAATATTGAGACTTAGCAAGTCAATGTAAGGACGtgcaaacagataaaacatgcTTTTCAAGTTACACATTATCTTTAAATTCCTTACCTGCTGACTTTGCCATCCACCACTGGCTGTTTCAGCATTTGTTTGCAGAGCAACAGCAGctgtattataaaataataataataatatataataatacaaatatgacCTATACACAGCACTGATGTGAATCTTACAATGTTATAGCCATTATTAAATAATGTTTGAtatagggatgcacgatattatcggcacgtcatcagtatcggccgataaaagctctaaaatgaaatatcggcatcggccatttctgccgattatgagaggctgaTTCGTtgtcttctcctctgctgcctgactgtgcttccctccacagactgtttcaccctgatggtcctggtgcttcctccgcaggctccacttcactcaactAGAGTACCAAGCCTCGGTTTGTTGTTcaagttaaagtgggaagaagcagcgggtctgacgggcagcttgagtgaagtggagcctgcggaggaagcaccaggACCGTCAGGTTGAAACAGTCCATCGAGGAGCTGCTaagttcagctgcacagataggaaacacttcggctgacaggatgtaccactctgtttggaaaaaaaaatctttttggtttataacggcggttggcaaccagcctATTAGGTGCATTATCGCCACcctctgctccggagtgtggaccagagattaaatcctacacattaatcctgtctgtctaatgaactcaaagaaaactctactgcccAACACACTTGgcaagttcattaaagttttaacgctgagctcctgaactccagtctttttaagttcttccttcatataatgtctttcttgatcatacttagtacaatctatgcttgcatgcataatagtcccctcagccagctggaaaaaaaatatgtgcatatattggtatcggcatcggcaatcggccacaatgagttggaaatatcggcatatcggatatcggcaaaaaattcaatatcatgcatccctagtTTGATAGATTCATGTTTGAGTAATTTCTCTTACCGTTGCAACAATCACAAGATTTTTTCTTGATGCAATATATGAGGAAGGCTGTTACAACCAGACTTATAGCcaaagcagcacacagcaggtAGATAATTGTGTTGGCCTTCTGTAAATCCCACCTGCTGACAACTGAAGCTttatgaagaaataaataaataaataaataaataaaagacacaatttAAGGTTAAGAAATAGCAATAAATAATTTATGGTATTTCATAAGATGATATGAAGAagaacaaatgttttttgatcTAAATGTAATGTACTTGACTCCTAATACAACACATAGATAGAATAATTTCACCATTATATAGAAATTAATTTACCTTCAGTGTTGAGTTTTGTTCCATTTCCAAATAATATCTCTCCACATGTggccacagcacagtagtaaGTCTCAGCATCAGAGGAGCTGACCTCCTTAGAGAAGCTGTAGACACATTTCTGTGGAGAGCGAGTCTCAGGActcttttcacattcatcacCACTGTTTCCATGAGCATAAATAAAACTGGGATGAGATTCATCTGATCCAGCTCTGAACCAGTACACTCTGTGTTCTTCTGGACACTTTTTATTCTCAGAGTCAGAGAGCACTGAACACTGGAGAGTCACAGAGTCTCCTGGATGGACTGGATCAGATGGAAAGTCTTGAGTGATGGCAGTGATATCAGGTTCTGGTCCTGGGgaagtgaaaatacaaattatgaacatgttttactCACTTTAATGAAAACAGTTACACACCTTCATTCTTATATGAAGAACACTTTCATATAATCTatggaaacataaaaatgtaaatatgtaaactGCTTTTATAAATGGTGTTGAATATAAGCAGATGAGCTGATGATTACGTTAAGGAACGTGAAATATTTGCCTGCCGATTTTTACTTACCTTCAATCCTCAGAAATGTTCcgttcaaaaatgtcaaatgacgTTGGTTTACTTTTATACAGTAATAAAGTCCAGTATCACTTAGCTTAGTTTTATCAATATGTAGGACAAATGTCCCAGGCTCTTGTTTTGCTGTAATGCGAGAAGTCTTATCAACACCATCATAATCAAAGGCTAATGTTCCTCCCAAGAATTCAGGTACGTTTCCAGAAACAAGCCTGATCCAGAACAAGGTTGTTGTTTCAGACTCAGCTCTCTGGCGGATACATGTCAGAGTCACATTATCTCCAACACCAACAGTCTTTGTCACAAAGATCTGATTGTCTGCGCATCctgagaaaaagataaaaataaacacagagcaATAATAAACAACATATATAGAATCATATATGCTTTCTGCTAAATTGCTGCAAGAAGATAACAGTATAACTGAAATATATCTGGAGTAAAGCTGACTTTATATACTTACGCCCAACTCTGAGCATGAGCAGGATATAAAATCCAAACAGCATTTTCTTGTTAACTCACGTAAGAAAGCAGTTAATTTAAACAGGATCAGAAGATGATCTGCCTTAATGTAATCATGTGAAATGGGAGGGAACAATTACAGAacaatctgattggctgcttgtTATGTTGGCATTTCCGTGTACTACCACAGCGGAAATAATATCAAACATCTTTCCAActtaaacacatgaaacaacacCAACAGTGagcttttgtttcatgtttcatggtGTTTTTCTATTACTGACACTGAGAGTAAACACAAGAGAGGATTTCATTCAATCTTGATGTGAACTACAATAATCTCAAATACTCTTGTTTGTAACATTTTGTCTAGTTTTTTCTACAATATTTGGATGGACTTTTCAGCTGATAATTATGGTCAAGTTGTTCAGGACACACACAATTACCACCATAAAGTAGACATAATTTTACATCTTGGGGTCATCTATCAAGAAATGTCTGGAGGATTTGTCAGGTTTTCATTTGTAGGAAGAAGAAGTGACACTTTTAGAGCATTGTTGTCATTACCACGATATTTATTGGCCAGTAGACTGGTTTTGAGAATCCCTAAAATTCATAGCAAGTGCTGTTTTTGTGATTGATAGGGTGATATAGTGTCAATTTACAGCACAATTTATCtcattgtttggtctatacTAACCCTATCAAACTCAAAATCAAACGAAAGGATGTTCAGATatctttttaaacaaaacctTGATGTTGAGTAATTCTGCAAACCCAAGATTATGTTTAATGGTGGAGATTTCAattgttcattgttttttatcattattacggcaacttaaagtccccctccactcgaAAATAGGTTTTGCTTCTTGGTTCCTTAAGTTGGATGTTTggccttcactgtgcagagtttgacactagaaggctgttttcgcATTTATCTACCGaagaaggaaagtttctctgtgcttgttGAAAATCTGACTTTGAGGGgcgggcctatgagcatgatttgtgaccatagactataaaaaagatggacgtagccactgtgaTGTCATCCACTGAGTTCTGAAGAGTGGTTCTGAAGATCAAAGTTGGCGGCTCTGGCCATCACCATCTTGGCACTGCCTGACTCCGCCTGACTCctggctaatccaaaatgggcaaagaggtgaaGCTGAGATGggccgaatgaagcctggttgctgaaactcACTACATAGTGGGtagcgacctgtcactcaaagcagccacatccttaattatgcataactttacggcttaataaaatttaaacaggtgagttataaaaaataattcaccccccgtacagttatcatgaaaggggaaattaatTATAGAGGCcagcatgtttatttctgctgtaaagtttggGGTCTGTGgtgattgactcgcttttggagtcagcctcaagtggccattggagaaactgcagtttttgacacttccacattggctttatttttcagtcctggaggttgccgcttgtttgtgacatcacaactagtttgtgAGCTAATGTGAtgacaagtgtgatgtggaaacttgaagcctccagtgcaaaTACACAGAGAATTGACTTTTCTGTGAAGAAAGGGACATCTTGTTTCCAGccgttaaacttttgaaatgaacaatagtTGCATATCattgatttttcaatgagggagaaggagtagatgtcattttaaggattttaacaagaaaagTAAAGTTAGTAAAAGTCAGAGGACTCAACAAACAGAAGATAAGATTTACAACAAACGTTTCACTTGCTAAATGTTAATTTTTGAAAGGGGGTATAGATGCCACTGGCCgtcaaattaaaatttaacaTATGATATATCTGTAAATAAAGAGGCCTATGTCTCTAGGTCTGGTGTAAAATCAGATAATGTCTGCAATAATGTCTGTAGCACTCAGTTGAATaggaaattatgtaaaatttaaaaaaatgcatccaGCCATTTGccacactgacagaaaaagatAGAGGGGCTGTCTTGAATATTGTGAGAGGCAGCCAACCCAGATGTTCCACATCATCAATGATGACCCGCCCACTGTGCCTGTCAGTCACATCAGCAGGAAGAGCTGATGATTCTAGTCAGGGGGCTGGTGAAAGGAAAGCAGAGCACAACTCTGTCACAGTGCTGTCATAGAAACAAATTCAGCTGCAGATAGTTTAGAATTTCAGACTTAActaacctgcatgttttgaTGTGAGGAAGGGGACTTGTGTgaaaaggggagagaaaaatcacaaataaaataacccAGCTGAGTTTTGAACCCTTGAAGACCGTGTTGTGAGGCAGCATGTTAATTATTGAGAGACTATCCCAGAAGGGTGTTTTTTGTAACAAAAGAAAGCTTTTCACAGgcagtaaaaaagtaaaaatgccaCCTTGCTACCACATGAACAGTGGTGGACACATTCATAATAGCAAGACAGAACCAGCTGACACTATAATGCAGTCAAGTGCAAGACCACAGGCtctggtataaaaaaaaaagataaacgtGGAGGTTTCTAACACTCTACTTCCTTCACCTGCTTGTATGTAGGTGTACTTGTATAGAGAATGAAACTAGATAGACTGATAATGTAAAGGGTCAAAACTGCAGCAACACTTGtctgcatttctgtttgtgGTTAAGTGTGACGGTCTGACAAAAAATTGTTCTTACTACTACAAGTGTTGAACGGCACATCAAAATGACCATATTGTACACAATGCTGTGTCCAGCAAGGTGGATACAGTAAcaggaaaaactgtaaaatgtaatttgaaaaAGCCCCGCAGTAAATACTTTCATGTACTTTGTGTCCTGCTTTGtactttctgctttttctttttgtgcacAGTACTGCTTGCaaccacaacacaaacagacacagataaaCATGCATTCACAGTCAACAATGGCCAACAAATGACGCATGGAAAGTTAGGCGTTATTGTGGTTGGGCTTTCAATGTAAGGTGTTGTTTTCATTGGTAGTTGCTGTGAGAGGGGGAGTGCTACTCTTTCACTGGTCCCACCCCGGTCGGTTTCAACCATGATCTGAAAGTGAAGTTTGTCCGATTATTATTTGACCTCCTTGTTAAAGTCTGTTCGTG from Thunnus thynnus chromosome 9, fThuThy2.1, whole genome shotgun sequence encodes the following:
- the LOC137189766 gene encoding immunoglobulin kappa light chain-like, yielding MLFGFYILLMLRVGRCADNQIFVTKTVGVGDNVTLTCIRQRAESETTTLFWIRLVSGNVPEFLGGTLAFDYDGVDKTSRITAKQEPGTFVLHIDKTKLSDTGLYYCIKVNQRHLTFLNGTFLRIEGPEPDITAITQDFPSDPVHPGDSVTLQCSVLSDSENKKCPEEHRVYWFRAGSDESHPSFIYAHGNSGDECEKSPETRSPQKCVYSFSKEVSSSDAETYYCAVATCGEILFGNGTKLNTEASVVSRWDLQKANTIIYLLCAALAISLVVTAFLIYCIKKKSCDCCNAAVALQTNAETASGGWQSQQRYQDSLVYSAPTFTKKKAGKAGRRNAKAAEENCVYTTVRV